The Miscanthus floridulus cultivar M001 chromosome 7, ASM1932011v1, whole genome shotgun sequence genome includes a region encoding these proteins:
- the LOC136462607 gene encoding sialyltransferase-like protein 4, with translation MAPRAAPALRVLPLALAAAIFSGLTAILIYLSGVSSSHGGARLSEADLAALAALRGSFSKCVDANGLGLKAVTGEDYCRVVIQYPSDTVSKWRDPITHKVEGLSFEFNLCEAVASWEQVRNSTTVLTKEYIDALPNGWKEYAWRRINKGILLNKCQNRSLCMEKLSLVLPETSPYVPHQFGRCAVVGNSGDLLKTKFGDEIDSYDAVFRENGAPLQNYTEYVGTKSTFRLLNRGSAKALDKVVELDETKKEVLIVKTTIHDIMNQMIRELPITNPVYLMLGTSFGSSAKGTGLKALEFALSICDSVDMYGFTVDPGYKEWTRYFSEVRKGHTPLHGRAYYQMMECLGLVKIHSPMRGDPGRTVKWLPTRATIEAARVASEKLLKRPGAGSNSPLGTCTMIKKRRKGKEPNRSGLRDAAMKHLEDMKGATRYPLERNAGGGYLCMINDR, from the exons ATGGCGCCTAGGGCTGCTCCGGCGCTGCGGGTGCTCCCGCTCGCACTCGCCGCGGCCATCTTCTCGGGGCTCACCGCCATACTCATCTACCTCTCCGGCGTCTCCTCCTCAC ATGGCGGCGCTCGGCTCTCGGAGGCGGACCTGGCGGCGCTCGCCGCGCTGCGGGGCAGCTTCAGCAAGTGCGTG GATGCAAATGGGCTAGGACTGAAAGCGGTGACTGGGGAGGACTACTGTCGAGTTGTGATACAATACCCAAGTGACACAGTTTCTAAGTGG AGAGATCCAATCACCCATAAGGTTGAAGGTCTGTCGTTTGAGTTCAATCTGTGCGAAGCTGTAGCCTCATGGGAGCAG GTCCGAAACAGTACAACAGTACTCACAAAGGAGTACATTGATGCTTTGCCAAATGGCTGGAAGGAGTATGCATGGAGAAGGATCAACAAAGGAATCCTTCT GAATAAGTGCCAGAACAGAAGCCTTTGCATGGAAAAGCTCTCACTAGTTCTACCTGAGACATCTCCATATGTTCCTCACCAATTTGGTAGATGTGCTGTTGTTGGGAACTCAGGTGATCTTCTTAAAACTAAATTTGGGGATGAAATTGATTCTTATGATGCCGTCTTCAGAGAAAATGGTGCACC ACTGCAGAATTACACTGAATATGTTGGTACAAAGAGTACATTTCGCCTTCTGAATAGAGGATCTGCAAAGGCACTAGATAAAGTTGTTGAGTTAGATG aaacaaaaaaagaagtaCTGATCGTTAAGACGACAATACATGATATTATGAACCAAATGATTCGG GAACTTCCAATAACCAATCCGGTATACCTCATGCTAGGCACATCATTTGGTTCCTCAGCTAAAGGAACAGGGCTTAAAGCTCTTGAATTCGCCCTTTCCATCTGTGACAGTGTTGATATGTATGGCTTCACAGTAGACCCAGGTTACAAGGAATG GACAAGGTACTTCTCAGAGGTCAGAAAGGGACACACTCCACTACATGGTAGAGCATATTATCAGATGATGGAATGTCTTGGC CTGGTAAAAATCCATTCACCGATGCGAGGTGATCCTGGCAGGACAGTGAAGTGGCTGCCTACCAGGGCTACCATCGAGGCTGCCAGAGTTGCTTCTGAGAAGTTGTTGAA GAGACCTGGGGCTGGAAGTAATAGCCCTCTGGGGACTTGCACCATGATAAAGAAGCGCAGGAAAGGGAAGGAACCAAACAGATCTGGTCTACGAGATGCTGCCATGAAGCACCTCGAGGACATGAAAGGTGCCACCAGGTATCCCCTGGAGCGGAATGCAGGGGGTGGGTACCTCTGCATGATCAATGATAGATAG